In the bacterium genome, one interval contains:
- a CDS encoding DEAD/DEAH box helicase translates to MPIPFDNPGEVPAPADVIAWIRVIEEPGGGVLAALFATSVEGEPLGFCFTGVGLGGERHGTVDSDAVPSALKILLRSAATSPALLLGRADEVPTALLDSVARIRVPFCLLGSTDRRHAPDDVAADGAGIWVGAPPSGEAGARRLLETVLAPADPTEPLERAAKGLSEAFDDPQVRALAALPGLAAVVSLLPDAEGHQTRSWPGLDAGRPLPHDRERRDGEPARVDPITGAPPALADRLWGILRAPAAHRGHPEHLDWSGDLMPFQRDGVGALMANSRLLLADDMGLGKTVQAIAAIRILRARRELGPCLVVAPASVLDQWRREISRWAPELSAIIIRGSAADREWQWAARPDVTLVGYESLRADFDGQLSRRVWGLVVADEAQRVKNRNETSDILKQLPRRRSWALTGTPIENDEEELASILEFVDHDEQGDRRQYRPGHELRERHRELQLRRKKDDVLEDLPPKLVAKVPIELNAAQRRSYEVAEQEGIVYLKSLGTEVGVQHVLELITRLKQICNADPRTGESSKLADIRDRLDQLVAQGHKALVFSQYTGEGFGVALATKYLRGFAPLVISGEVAPEDRAGVIERFRTRPEHKVLILSLRVGGLGLNLQNASYVFHLDRWWNPATERQAEDRAHRLGQTVKVNVIKYSCAGTIEERIDRILESKQELFAQLVDDVSLDLSTRMTSGELFGLFDL, encoded by the coding sequence TTGCCGATCCCCTTCGACAATCCCGGCGAGGTCCCCGCGCCCGCCGATGTCATCGCCTGGATCCGTGTCATTGAGGAACCCGGCGGCGGAGTGCTCGCCGCGCTGTTCGCGACCTCGGTCGAGGGTGAGCCGTTGGGCTTCTGTTTCACAGGCGTCGGCCTCGGCGGCGAGCGCCACGGGACCGTAGACTCTGACGCAGTCCCCTCGGCCCTCAAGATTCTGCTGCGATCCGCGGCGACCTCACCGGCGCTTCTCCTTGGACGGGCCGACGAAGTCCCGACAGCCCTCCTTGACTCGGTTGCACGGATCCGCGTCCCGTTCTGCCTGTTGGGATCGACCGACCGCCGACACGCCCCCGACGACGTCGCAGCCGACGGTGCCGGGATCTGGGTAGGGGCGCCGCCGTCGGGCGAAGCCGGCGCAAGACGGCTGCTTGAGACGGTCCTGGCGCCAGCCGACCCGACTGAGCCGCTCGAGCGGGCCGCCAAGGGTCTGAGCGAGGCGTTCGACGACCCCCAGGTTCGCGCTTTGGCGGCATTGCCTGGACTTGCCGCCGTGGTCAGCCTCCTCCCGGACGCCGAAGGCCACCAAACCCGCTCGTGGCCAGGGCTCGACGCCGGGCGGCCACTGCCTCACGATCGTGAACGCCGCGACGGCGAACCGGCTCGGGTCGATCCGATCACGGGGGCACCGCCGGCGCTGGCGGACCGCCTGTGGGGCATCCTGCGGGCACCTGCGGCACATAGGGGTCACCCTGAGCATCTGGATTGGAGCGGCGACTTGATGCCTTTCCAGCGGGACGGGGTGGGCGCGCTCATGGCGAACAGCCGCCTGCTGCTGGCCGACGACATGGGGCTCGGCAAGACGGTGCAAGCCATCGCCGCGATTCGGATCCTGCGCGCCCGCCGCGAACTGGGCCCCTGCCTGGTCGTCGCGCCAGCCAGTGTTCTGGATCAGTGGCGTCGGGAGATCTCCCGCTGGGCGCCCGAACTCTCCGCCATCATCATCCGGGGCTCGGCTGCCGACCGGGAGTGGCAATGGGCCGCACGACCCGACGTGACCCTCGTCGGGTATGAGAGCCTGCGAGCCGACTTCGACGGCCAACTGAGCCGACGGGTCTGGGGTCTTGTCGTCGCGGACGAAGCCCAGCGCGTCAAGAACCGGAACGAAACCAGTGACATCCTCAAACAGTTGCCACGACGCCGCTCCTGGGCCCTGACCGGCACGCCGATCGAGAACGACGAAGAGGAGCTGGCTTCGATCCTGGAGTTCGTCGACCACGACGAGCAAGGCGACCGCAGGCAGTACCGGCCCGGCCACGAGTTGCGGGAGCGCCACAGGGAACTGCAACTCCGCCGCAAGAAGGATGACGTCCTGGAGGATCTGCCGCCGAAACTGGTGGCGAAGGTTCCCATCGAACTGAACGCCGCGCAGCGCCGGAGCTACGAGGTGGCCGAGCAGGAGGGAATCGTCTACCTGAAGTCCCTCGGCACCGAGGTGGGCGTCCAGCATGTACTCGAACTCATCACGCGCCTCAAGCAGATCTGCAACGCCGATCCCCGGACCGGCGAGTCGAGCAAGCTCGCCGACATCAGGGATCGATTGGATCAGCTGGTCGCCCAAGGCCACAAGGCCCTGGTCTTCTCCCAGTACACCGGCGAGGGCTTCGGTGTGGCGTTGGCGACAAAGTATCTGCGCGGCTTCGCACCGTTGGTCATCTCCGGGGAGGTGGCGCCGGAAGACCGGGCCGGCGTCATCGAACGGTTCAGGACCCGCCCCGAGCACAAGGTGCTGATCCTGTCGCTACGAGTGGGGGGCCTCGGCCTCAACCTGCAGAATGCCTCATACGTCTTCCACCTGGACCGCTGGTGGAATCCCGCGACTGAGCGTCAGGCCGAGGACCGGGCGCACCGCTTGGGCCAAACGGTCAAGGTGAACGTGATCAAATACTCCTGCGCCGGCACGATCGAGGAGCGCATCGACCGGATCCTGGAGTCCAAGCAGGAACTGTTCGCACAGCTGGTCGACGACGTGTCGCTGGACTTGTCGACCCGGATGACCTCGGGGGAGCTCTTCGGACTGTTCGACCTGTAG
- a CDS encoding DUF2791 family P-loop domain-containing protein, which produces MTPDAADYDPLECRRALEALRSGVPNRNAVAILGCHQPAIQRRFDEMLTAAASTGDSGGNGGGMLVSGDFGAGKSHLLAHLEHEALAQGFVCSTVAVSKETPLYNLDKVFKSAVENSRMPERRGRLIEELGQALDTRSERYSDFFRWSDSAASGLNPIFPASLLVYERSDDPELSREIEDFWAGDRLLKSRVNAGLREIGQLANYSFRAAKAAELPPQRLQFLAQLIRATGHKGWVVLLDEIELVGQYSILQRARSYSELARWFGRVAGQSHPGLAVVATVTDDFALKIISPDGTKKDRDYVAARLASRYQHLTGPAETGMDTLERGAVPLTEPSDDDVAATLETLRRLYSRAYGWNASDLPPARRGAGEQNRMRYRVRAAISEWDLRRLYPEYKPEIVEEEFRHSYEEDPDLQRESPAGEEGDPTRTADDEDTVDPGRESPEVEEGDTTDRAGHGESIEPGRESLSEADAPVAGDSTAGPPAPPGAAIAPA; this is translated from the coding sequence ATGACTCCTGACGCCGCCGATTACGATCCGCTCGAATGCCGCCGCGCCCTCGAGGCTCTCCGCAGCGGCGTGCCGAACAGGAACGCCGTGGCGATCCTGGGATGTCACCAGCCCGCGATCCAACGCCGCTTCGATGAGATGCTCACCGCCGCGGCCAGCACGGGCGACTCCGGCGGCAACGGCGGGGGGATGCTGGTCTCCGGCGACTTCGGTGCGGGAAAGTCCCACCTGCTCGCCCACCTCGAGCACGAGGCGCTGGCTCAGGGGTTCGTCTGCAGCACCGTGGCGGTCAGCAAGGAGACCCCCCTCTACAACCTGGACAAGGTGTTCAAGTCGGCGGTCGAGAACAGCCGCATGCCCGAACGCCGCGGGCGATTGATCGAGGAACTGGGGCAGGCGCTCGACACGCGATCCGAGCGGTATTCCGACTTCTTCCGCTGGTCGGACAGCGCCGCAAGCGGTCTCAACCCGATATTCCCGGCCAGCCTCCTCGTGTACGAACGCTCGGATGACCCCGAGCTGAGTAGGGAGATCGAGGACTTCTGGGCCGGGGATCGACTCCTCAAGTCAAGAGTCAATGCCGGCCTCAGAGAGATCGGCCAACTCGCGAACTATTCCTTCCGAGCAGCGAAGGCAGCGGAACTACCCCCGCAGCGACTGCAGTTCTTGGCGCAGCTCATCAGGGCCACGGGCCACAAGGGCTGGGTGGTTCTGCTCGACGAGATCGAACTGGTCGGCCAGTATTCGATCCTGCAGCGGGCAAGATCGTATTCCGAGTTGGCCCGCTGGTTCGGACGCGTGGCGGGCCAGTCACACCCGGGACTCGCGGTCGTGGCGACGGTCACCGATGACTTCGCGCTGAAGATCATCAGCCCCGACGGCACCAAGAAGGACCGTGACTACGTCGCAGCGAGGCTGGCGAGCCGGTACCAGCACCTGACCGGCCCGGCCGAGACCGGCATGGACACGCTCGAACGTGGAGCCGTGCCTCTGACCGAACCGAGCGATGACGACGTTGCCGCGACACTCGAGACCCTGCGGCGGCTCTACAGCAGGGCGTACGGCTGGAACGCGTCCGACCTGCCGCCGGCGCGCCGCGGCGCCGGCGAGCAGAACCGCATGCGCTACCGGGTGCGGGCCGCGATCAGCGAATGGGATCTCCGTCGGCTCTACCCCGAGTACAAGCCGGAGATCGTGGAGGAGGAGTTCCGGCACAGTTACGAGGAGGATCCGGACCTGCAACGGGAATCGCCGGCGGGCGAGGAGGGCGATCCGACGAGAACCGCCGATGACGAGGATACCGTCGACCCGGGCCGCGAGTCGCCGGAGGTCGAGGAGGGCGACACCACGGACAGGGCGGGTCACGGGGAGAGCATCGAGCCCGGGCGGGAGTCGCTTTCCGAAGCCGACGCCCCCGTGGCCGGTGACTCAACCGCCGGCCCGCCTGCACCCCCCGGCGCAGCGATCGCTCCCGCCTGA
- a CDS encoding ABC transporter substrate-binding protein: MKQARTVRRLELRRRLTSRSRWVALIAVILLLAAACGGEDGTTAVPPPPEPAPAPSESPPPPEPAPAPAGEDPPPPPPEPAPAPAADDAAAPPPPPEPAPAPAGEDPPPPPPEPAPAPAADDAAPAPEPPPPPPEAPPAPPPVPQPTAGFDGETLTLGYLVDQSGPLAIIGGPLLAGSQLYWDWVNDELGGIAGKYRVELAVGDTKDSEGQTVQEYQRLKDDVVMFAEVLSTPPVQALLEFLSEDGIVAVPGSLAGAWAREPLLMPSGAAYEYEAINLADWYVNHSGLASPSDVYCAVYVNDKYGRDSLRGVEFAADRLGFSLAETQTINRGDRAFTAQVAAFADAGCTVIFAITVPTEQHAMLAEAASQGLDPVWLGLLPTYLNLFAAGAPDLYAKYYVALDSPEYTDTSVPGIAKFHERFERYGSGSISTFILSGYFLQISVHALLEKAAELGDFSREGIRNALAQLGEVDLDGLAAENYVYGTPENRRPTSAVRIKVFDPTRPPVFLRDVMIVDSPLNDEFDL; this comes from the coding sequence ATGAAGCAGGCTCGCACCGTACGCAGGCTCGAATTGAGGCGGCGGTTGACCTCGAGGTCCCGCTGGGTGGCGCTCATCGCGGTCATCCTGCTGCTGGCCGCCGCATGCGGCGGTGAGGACGGCACAACAGCCGTGCCGCCACCGCCCGAACCCGCTCCGGCGCCGTCCGAATCGCCGCCACCGCCCGAACCCGCTCCGGCGCCTGCCGGTGAGGATCCCCCGCCGCCGCCTCCGGAGCCTGCACCCGCCCCGGCAGCTGACGACGCGGCTGCCCCGCCGCCACCGCCCGAACCCGCTCCGGCGCCTGCCGGTGAGGATCCCCCGCCGCCGCCTCCGGAGCCTGCACCCGCCCCGGCAGCTGACGATGCGGCCCCGGCTCCCGAGCCCCCACCGCCCCCGCCCGAGGCGCCGCCGGCACCCCCGCCGGTGCCGCAGCCGACGGCCGGCTTCGACGGCGAGACTCTCACGCTCGGCTACCTGGTCGACCAATCCGGGCCGCTGGCCATCATCGGCGGCCCATTGCTGGCCGGCTCACAGCTCTACTGGGACTGGGTGAACGACGAGCTGGGCGGCATTGCCGGCAAGTACCGGGTGGAGCTGGCCGTCGGCGACACCAAGGACTCCGAGGGCCAGACGGTGCAGGAGTACCAGCGGCTCAAGGACGACGTGGTGATGTTCGCCGAGGTGCTCTCCACGCCGCCGGTTCAGGCGCTGCTGGAGTTCCTGAGCGAGGACGGCATCGTGGCCGTGCCGGGCTCCCTGGCGGGTGCCTGGGCGCGCGAGCCGCTGCTGATGCCCAGCGGCGCCGCCTACGAGTACGAGGCCATCAACCTGGCCGACTGGTACGTCAACCACTCGGGTCTGGCGAGCCCGTCGGACGTGTACTGCGCGGTCTACGTCAACGACAAGTACGGTAGGGACTCCCTGCGGGGCGTGGAGTTCGCCGCCGACCGCCTGGGGTTCTCCCTGGCCGAGACCCAGACCATCAACAGGGGCGACCGGGCGTTCACGGCGCAGGTGGCGGCGTTCGCCGACGCCGGCTGCACGGTGATCTTCGCCATCACCGTCCCCACCGAGCAGCACGCCATGTTGGCCGAGGCCGCCAGCCAGGGGCTCGACCCGGTCTGGCTGGGCCTGCTGCCGACGTACCTCAACCTCTTCGCAGCCGGCGCCCCTGATCTGTACGCCAAGTACTACGTCGCACTCGACTCACCCGAGTACACCGACACGTCGGTTCCGGGTATCGCCAAGTTCCACGAGCGGTTCGAGCGCTACGGGAGCGGCAGCATCAGCACGTTCATACTCTCGGGCTACTTCCTGCAGATCTCCGTGCACGCCCTGCTGGAGAAAGCCGCCGAGCTGGGCGACTTCAGCCGGGAGGGCATCCGCAACGCCCTGGCGCAGCTCGGGGAGGTGGATCTCGACGGCCTCGCCGCGGAGAACTACGTCTACGGCACGCCCGAGAACCGCCGCCCCACCAGCGCGGTGCGGATCAAGGTCTTCGACCCCACTCGGCCGCCGGTGTTCCTGCGCGACGTCATGATCGTGGACTCGCCACTCAACGACGAGTTCGATCTGTGA